The following proteins come from a genomic window of Corynebacterium falsenii:
- a CDS encoding GtrA family protein: protein MAKTVNGEPYAAKYPVTTMMESQLVRFILVGGFSAIVDFGSTAIFHFGLGFSDTLSKSLGFVLGTLTAYIINRRWTFQAEPSTFRFVVTMVSYALTFGVQVGLYKVFIPVLEGMDLSAFWIRVWSFVIAQGTATVLNFLIQKFLIFKK from the coding sequence ATGGCAAAAACCGTGAATGGTGAACCGTACGCCGCGAAGTACCCGGTCACCACGATGATGGAATCGCAGCTGGTGCGGTTCATCCTCGTGGGCGGGTTCAGCGCCATTGTGGACTTCGGGTCCACGGCGATCTTCCACTTCGGGCTGGGGTTCAGCGACACGCTATCGAAGTCGCTGGGCTTCGTGCTGGGAACGCTGACGGCGTACATCATCAACCGCCGGTGGACGTTCCAGGCCGAGCCTTCCACGTTCCGGTTCGTGGTGACGATGGTGTCCTACGCCCTGACCTTTGGCGTACAGGTGGGGCTCTACAAGGTGTTCATCCCGGTGCTGGAGGGGATGGACCTCAGTGCATTCTGGATTCGCGTGTGGAGCTTCGTGATCGCGCAAGGCACGGCGACGGTGCTGAACTTCCTGATCCAGAAGTTCCTGATCTTCAAGAAGTAG